ttttaccatttgttccataaagctgttcgtaagttttAAGAGTGCACTTGGTGTGtacaatttaccacaagaaaggatcacctgtCAGTCTTAAAGTCGTTTTAACTTAcgtacagctttatgaaatggccccagGTATGTTATGAGATCTGTCAAAGCATATTATATCAAAGATAGAAAATTAATTAGCTTCAATGATTTAATGATgctttttacaacttttaatgacagaaaaataattagcttcaatgatttaattatttaatgatgcttttttcaacatttaatttgtatttttttcagtgACATACTGCACCCACACCCAGATCTGCATACAAAGTAATACCGTATGCTTGCAATTCAAGGGGGCCTTCCCATTAAAAAGCACACTGGTGGTGATCCTACGAATTTCATGAGCATGTTTATATTCAAAGCGACggtgtttattaatttattaaattttaataCTAAATTGTGATTTCTTGATTTAATGAGATACATCATTCATATTTAGAATTTTAGATGATAAATACTAAAATCTAAATCACGAAAATACTGTGTACTGGTATTCCATTCCTTATAAATGATTTACCCAATCAGTTGCATTCAATATCCTTTGGTGATTATGTTTCCCCTGTCCAACATAAGGTCTACAGTATACATTTAGTGTCTTTTAGCAGTATGAAGTGAAAACATTTGTTTTTCTCGATTATGCTGGTCAAATTGTCACAATTTGGTTACACTTCTCAGAACTAAACCCACATAAATCAactaatttttcattttgactgTCAAGTAGACCTATTAAAGCCAGGCTGTGATGTTCTGAAGGTCCACATCGAACAATTTGATAGTTCCACAATGAACAGTTTACTGATCCTATGTACTTCCAATGCCGACTTTTACTCATTGGACTAACTTCATTGAGGGATTTCATGTGCATCTGATCTCCACATAATAATTGTTTACAATGTAGTAATGCTCCTGTCCTCTTTAGGGTTCCCAATCATCCATCTAATGAGGCAGCAAGCTACCTCCACTTTGATCTATCTTTGACCAGTTTATCAAGTCATTCCTATCCACATTTGAATGATCAATTACCAGTCTCCTCCCTTACCTGGGTTCCACAAGATGGCTTGGTTGGTATGGCAGATAGATGAAAGTCATCTTTCTTTTAAGCCATCCAAGTATTCTGCGGAAGCAGTTTGTATCCAAGTAATCAACTTTGTGTTCTTGAGACCTGTTCAATCCTCATGTCACAGATCTGTAGAGAAAACCAgacttttatttcaaatactgCAATTAATTTCATGTGTTTCCCCTTGGtcatttataccttggtcacatttgttctacggcggccgtacggcgagtcgaaaacagccgttttaacatttgtttgtaccagctacatataggtggtttcagtaaaaatgaataaaacggctgttttcgactcgccgtacggccgccgtagagcaaatgtgaccaaggtattatcAAACTActattgtaggcctataaacATGTAGATGAATTCTTCATAGGATAGCTTTTTGGAGATATTTTTTGGAGGATGATGGGTTCCTGACATATTTGGTCTTCTATAATGAATTATTATCAATCCCTTTCTTTTGTCCAGCATTATCCCCCACTGCATCCAATAGCTTTCTTAGCTCTGATAGGCTGCTTGTGAGTCTGcaatatcatcatcaaagtCTAGGTCGAGAATTTCTTCGATTATAGAGCCAGGAAATCCCTTTCTCTACAGTTACCCTCTTCATAACCAAAGTGATTGCTtatgacaaaacaaaatgacGCACTTCTATAAAGTTACCTTAAACCAGTCACTAAAATCATCTTCCGTCCTTACACAACACCAGGAACTTTTCAATCTTAgtttacaagcattcatgctttcttagcaatcaggtaaaaaaatcaccaccaggCACCAACCAACGAGTTCATGGTTTGAACATGTACTCAGCACCAGCTGGGCTGCAAACTTGCTTGTTTTTGCCCataatgtttttatcattttctattCTGTATTATCATTTGTAAAATTAATCTTGCAAGGAGTGGATAGAAGCACTGTATACTCTTCAGCAATCACTTTGGTAGTTCACTCGGGGGAAATGCAACCTCAGCAAAAGGAAAAACTCAAAAGCAGGCTAATGACCGAGAAATTGAGTGAATAAACCAGCAATAGAGACCCCTTGCCTTGATTGCAAGTTGTTCCTTGGTTAGCTGCAATGATTGCAGATCTGATGGGAACTGAAACAATCttaaagatataattttgctaCAAGGGTATTAACAATGTATTGATGCTCATATCTGATTGGTAATATATATTACACTGCATAAATCACATGATTACTTGATTGTTACTGAAGTATCTATTTTCTAACTATGGACATGATGGATTGAATATAATCTAATACAAGAAATCTAATTTCAGTATTGATTATTAGCTTATCAATttataaactctttgttttaGGTTCATGGAAGTTGATCATTACTGTGATTAAATAGGATCAacatcagtgttttttttttaatatttggcATGCCTAATGTACCTTGCAATCATAATTGCTTTCTGTGCAGACAGTGTGAGTGTGGGTGCATGTTTGTGTATGTGTTTGTTGctgaatacaaattaaaatttgtgGTAAAATTGATTATTGAGTAATTTAAACATTGAAGCTTAATAATTGACTGACATTGATAAGCAGTTGTTAAAAGATCTTGTAACAAAAcaagtacaaaacaaatggtaGAAAATACAcagaaatacatatgaaattcaaagaacaataatatgcattttataagCATTGactgtgatattttattttgagtgCCGTACAATTATTCATATGATGTGAATGTAATTTGTACCAAAATAATTAACTTTTGAGCTGaatttatcaaattatagcacaatattgcaaaatattcataaatttgcataattaattatccCCAAATAGAAATAACGgtaagaaatatttttgaatGGTACATGTTATGTATACAGGATTTTGCATTATTCATTCGTTTATTTACTTCCATTAAAGAGTACATATGTAcaggtaaaaattgaaatatcaaattgattaaaataatccATGTTATATGTGAAATTGAATATTATGAAAGAATATTGTAGTAAAAAGATTCTGAATGGTCAATTTGGcaaccattttgtttatgcaaattaggtggtcaaaacatgagaaatCGGCTTAGAAACTGGTCTTATCAGATTCAACACATAAAAATTGTGTGAAACagacctgggggtgtttcaaaaagatttcagtatgacttagagtcgcacttaaatgtctagttgcgtacggtataaaaggcatgaccgcattggtcagatcatgcgaagaggacgcgcactactgtgtattgatcaataagattgctcattgcatatcatgtacgcgtcggcatttaagtgtgactttaaCTAGTCATACTttttgaaacaccccccagatcCCAACGTTTACCCCAAAATGCCTCTAGAAGTAAAACTTTCCCCAAATGGTTCTTGTTTACAATCACAGAAGAACGATTAGAGAGGACATTTCATTCAAGATGAAGTACTCAATCTCCTGTGTGATGTTGCTGACATTGGTTGGAGGCATTGCTAGCATTCATGCAAGAGTCAAGCCTCAGCCGCGGGAAGCTGTCCCGAGCAATTTCGATCCATCACTTCCGCGTGTAATCAAAGCATTCTCAATACAGCCAGCTAAATCTCTTGAGAGAAAGAGCCACTACAAGCCAATTTTTGAGGCGGTTCCTGATGTGCTGGAGGTGGCTAGAAAAAACCTTGCCACCAAATTTGCGGAGTTTGCCTCTAACACATCTTGGTTGAATGACACGCTGCATGGTTCCGGGAATAAAGTGACCGTTTTCGCATTCTCAGATGATGCGTATAGTCACAGCTCCTCGGCGGTGAAGGCGGCACTGGCAGATGTCTGGGGCAGAAATCAGATTTTGCAGTATCATGTTGCATCAGGGGTTTATTTTGGTCATGACATCAGCAAGAACGAGAATACAGTTGTTTATTCTTTGTACCCATCTCCGCCTTTTAAGCCCACTCCCCAGTGGCAATTTCAGCCCATCCAACTTGACTCTTATTTGGTGGATTCAGGAGGG
This genomic interval from Lytechinus pictus isolate F3 Inbred chromosome 3, Lp3.0, whole genome shotgun sequence contains the following:
- the LOC129257632 gene encoding transforming growth factor-beta-induced protein ig-h3-like, with the protein product MKYSISCVMLLTLVGGIASIHARVKPQPREAVPSNFDPSLPRVIKAFSIQPAKSLERKSHYKPIFEAVPDVLEVARKNLATKFAEFASNTSWLNDTLHGSGNKVTVFAFSDDAYSHSSSAVKAALADVWGRNQILQYHVASGVYFGHDISKNENTVVYSLYPSPPFKPTPQWQFQPIQLDSYLVDSGGRSTVKTASGSPITKFDLTASNGIVHIIDRVMYPIPTGSNLARYFELEPKYSSLYSALETANLTLAISTPDFKPLTLLAPNNGAFEKLSKAQQELLKNTTILQQVLTYHVMVGSYYSAAIYEDFQRPSLEGSTIYFQKGAGGVSAEGKMVVNFDTTVTNGVVHELDGVMFP